One stretch of Ananas comosus cultivar F153 linkage group 6, ASM154086v1, whole genome shotgun sequence DNA includes these proteins:
- the LOC109712259 gene encoding uncharacterized protein LOC109712259: MGNCQAAEAATVVIEQPGGRVERLYWPTAASEVMRSNPGHHVALVTLCRAEERPDGAGSVRVTRVKLLKPTDLLLIGQVYRLITTQGLSLSLPARKYEKMKKAQSELAKQQQQQQQSHRRVDDQVVEFNAGGEIDSRNCHNEQVAKHERDRQKGAAAQSAARSRQWRPSLQSISEGAS, encoded by the exons ATGGGGAATTGtcaggcggcggaggcggcgacggTGGTGATTGAGCAGCCGGGGGGGAGGGTGGAGAGGCTGTACTGGCCGACCGCGGCGTCGGAGGTGATGCGGAGCAACCCGGGCCACCACGTCGCCCTCGTCACCCTCTGCCGCGCCGAGGAGCGCCCCGACGGCGCCGGCAGCGTCAGGGTCACCCGCGTCAAGCTGCTCAAGCCCACCGACCTCCTCCTCATCGGCCAGGTCTACCGCCTCATCACCACccaaggtctctctctctctctgcct GCTAGAAAATatgagaagatgaagaaggcTCAGTCTGAGCTGgccaagcagcagcagcagcagcagcagtcgcACAGGAGAGTCGATGATCAGGTTGTGGAATTCAACGCGGGAGGAGAGATTGATTCGCGCAATTGCCATAATGAGCAG GTAGCAAAGCATGAGAGAGACCGGCAAAAAGGCGCCGCCGCGCAATCGGCGGCGAGGTCTCGACAGTGGCGCCCTTCGTTGCAGAGCATCTCCGAAGGCGCAAGCTGA
- the LOC109711994 gene encoding nucleobase-ascorbate transporter 6-like produces MAGGGGGGAAPAPKQDELQPHPVKDQLPNVSYCITSPPPWPEAILLGFQHYLVMLGTTVIIPTALVPQMGGGNDEKARVIQTVLFVAGINTLLQTFFGTRLPAVIGASYSFVIPTISIILAGRYSNEPDPHEKFLRIMRGTQGALIVASTLQIILGFSGLWRNVTRFLSPLSAVPLVALVGFGLYELGFPGVAKCVEIGLPQLILLVIISQYIPHAVHLGRHVFDRFAVLFSIPIVWLYAYLLTVGGAYRHSPPKTQFHCRTDRSGLISGAPWIRVPYPFQWGAPTFDAGEAFAMMAASFVALVESTGAFIAVSRYASATPVPPSVLSRGIGWQGIGILLDGLFGTGIGSSVSVENAGLLALTRVGSRRVVQISAGFMIFFSILGKFGAVFASIPAPIFAALYCLFFAYVGAVGLSFLQFCNLNSFRTKFILGFAVFMGLSVPQYFNEYTSVAGYGPVHTHARWFNDIINVIFSSKPFVAGLVAFFLDNTLHRHDSATRKDRGYHWWDKFRSFKTDTRSEEFYSLPFNLNKFFPSV; encoded by the exons ATGGccggaggtggtggtggtggggcggcgccggcgccgaagCAGGACGAGTTGCAGCCGCATCCTGTGAAGGACCAGTTGCCCAATGTCTCCTATTGCATCACTAGTCCACCTCCATGGc CTGAGGCCATTCTTCTTGGGTTTCAACATTACCTGGTCATGCTGGGCACAACTGTTATCATTCCCACTGCACTTGTTCCTCAGATGGGAGGAGGAAAT GACGAGAAAGCAAGGGTTATACAGACAGTGCTTTTTGTTGCTGGGATAAACACTCTGCTGCAAACCTTCTTCGGGACTCGATTGCCAGCGGTGATTGGGGCTTCATATTCTTTTGTCATTCCGACGATCTCGATCATCTTGGCTGGCCGATATAGTAACGAACCGGACCCTCATGAG AAATTCCTACGTATCATGCGAGGAACGCAAGGTGCTCTAATTGTTGCCTCGACGCTTCAAATTATACTTGGTTTCAGCGGCCTATGGCGCAATGTCACTAG GTTTTTAAGTCCGCTATCAGCAGTTCCTCTTGTTGCCCTTGTCGGGTTTGGGCTCTATGAGCTTGGTTTTCCCGGA GTTGCCAAATGTGTCGAGATTGGGCTTCCCCAGCTGATTCTACTTGTAATCATTTCACAG TACATTCCTCATGCTGTACACTTGGGAAGACACGTTTTCGATAGATTTGCTGTGTTATTTTCAATTCCGATAGTGTGGCTCTATGCATACTTACTCACTGTTGGAGGAGCATACAGACATTCCCCACCAAAGACACAGTTTCATTGCCGTACCGACCGTTCGGGGCTTATCAGTGGTGCTCCTTG GATTAGAGTTCCGTACCCCTTTCAGTGGGGAGCGCCGACTTTTGATGCTGGTGAAGCTTTTGCAATGATGGCTGCTTCATTTGTTGCCCTTGTAGAG TCTACTGGTGCTTTTATTGCTGTATCAAGATATGCAAGTGCCACACCGGTGCCTCCTTCAGTTCTCAGCCGTGGTATTGGTTGGCAG GGAATTGGAATTTTGTTGGATGGATTATTCGGAACTGGAATTGGATCCTCTGTATCAGT TGAAAATGCCGGATTGCTAGCGCTGACACGTGTTGGTAGTCGAAGAGTCGTTCAAATATCGGCTGGTTTCATGATTTTCTTCTCAATTCTAG GAAAATTTGGGGCAGTTTTTGCATCTATTCCTGCACCTATATTCGCAGCTCTATACTGTCTTTTCTTTGCTTATGTCG GTGCCGTCGGCCTCAGTTTCCTTCAGTTTTGCAATCTTAATAGCTTCAGGACTAAGTTCATTTTGGGATTCGCTGTCTTTATGGGGTTGTCTGTTCCACAGTACTTCAACGAGTACACTTCTGTTGCTGGTTACGGTCCTGTTCACACGCATGCAAGATGG TTCAACGACATCATAAACGTGATATTCTCATCAAAGCCCTTCGTTGCCGGACTCGTGGCGTTTTTCTTGGACAACACGCTCCACAGGCACGACAGTGCTACAAGGAAAGACAGAGGTTATCACTGGTGGGATAAGTTCAGATCATTCAAGACGGACACGAGGAGCGAAGAATTCTACTCTTTGCCGTTTAATCTCAACAAGTTCTTTCCCTCGGTGTAA
- the LOC109711168 gene encoding tRNA (guanine-N(7)-)-methyltransferase: MSKDNNSGAHPGNGQSGRLPRKRFYRARAHSNPLSDSHFPIPLSPADVDYAHHFPHFFAPAEPDRGNGMALSPKVRFADVGCGFGGLLVGLSPLFPDTLMIGMELRDKVTEYVKDRILALRDSNPGKYENISVVRTNSMKYIPNYFEKGQLSKMFFLFPDPHFKEKNHRRRVISPQLLDEYAYVMEIGGVIYTITDVEELGDWMRSCLEEHPLFEAVSEEELETDPVVKLLSSATEEGQKVARNGGQTFKAVYRRVALHEE, from the exons ATGTCGAAGGACAACAACAGCGGCGCGCATCCGGGCAACGGCCAATCGGGGCGGCTTCCCCGGAAGCGCTTCTACCGGGCGCGGGCGCACAGCAACCCGCTCAGCGACTCGCACTTCCCAATTCCCCTCAGCCCCGCCGATGTCGACTACGCCCATCACTTCCCCCACTTCTTCGCCCCGGCCGAGCCTGATCGTGGAAATGGAATGGCGCTCTCGCCCAAAGTTCGATTCGCCGATGTTGGCTGCGGTTTCGGTGGATTGCTCGTCGGCCTCTCCCCGCTCTTCCCGGACACACTCATGATCGGAATGGAGCTCAGAGATAAG GTAACTGAGTATGTCAAAGATAGAATCTTAGCCTTGCGAGACTCGAACCCAGGGAAATATGAGAACATATCCGTCGTTCGCACCAATTCAATGAAGTACATACCGAATTACTTCGAGAAGGGGCAGCTATCCAAGATGTTCTTTCTATTTCCGGATCCCCACTTCAAGGAGAAGAACCATCGGCGCCGGGTGATCAGTCCTCAATTGCTTGACGAGTATGCGTATGTGATGGAAATCGGGGGGGTCATATACACGATCACGGACGTGGAGGAGCTCGGAGATTGGATGAGGTCTTGCTTGGAGGAACACCCGCTGTTCGAAGCTGTTTCTGAGGAAGAGTTGGAGACTGATCCGGTTGTTAAGCTCTTGTCTTCTGCCACGGAAGAAGGCCAGAAGGTTGCGAGGAATGGAGGGCAGACTTTTAAGGCTGTGTACAGGCGCGTAGCGTTACACGAAGAGTAG